In Oryzias melastigma strain HK-1 linkage group LG18, ASM292280v2, whole genome shotgun sequence, one DNA window encodes the following:
- the LOC112155953 gene encoding uncharacterized protein LOC112155953: MSGTTVKSFFTGLSLERRRSALSRRRTTRSRMLGLLLLLPLVSGVTPDYFMGTVMTYHPVRTDADGSVTVLLRYKMNLRSCGDVRWRCVDGDCGAEHVEVNPVSVLSGEECCQTEAVSTRMLPSSAPFQLQLDAGEWISQTKNGVRAARALTLVELRTRSDTLRPNVSPQTTSLPAVRVPSNCHRDLKLVAFDPDGDEVRCRYAAAPECLDCTPPSVLSLSSSCTLSFRPTGAGAEGPYVVQLMMEDFPRQNVTLTHTDGSREVKTSKHAISKVPVQFVLWVDPAAPECTEGIYVPQYLPPTLPDGAELYIPANKEVEITVTAHSQTSTISELLFSGPHGATSIGQDVMGPGVFVLKWTPSERETGTSHPFCYAVRALYKGDGFESRQQCVIVNVVPPAEHHIAPRAVQQISAPYQIFGVKVRVSTSGALTMADLESARQQALNLLISVGYLPSDSSVDLVSSSPSIK, translated from the exons GCTTAAGCCTGGAGAGACGGCGCTCCGCTCTCAGCAGACGGCGGACGACGCGCTCCAGGATGCTGGGCCTTCTGCTGCTCCTGCCGCTGGTCAGCGGCGTGACCCCAGACTATTTCATGGGGACGGTCATGACGTACCACCCCGTCCGCACCGACGCCGATGGCTCTGTGACG GTGCTCCTGCGCTATAAGATGAACCTCCGGTCGTGCGGAGACGTCAGGTGGCGGTGTGTGGATGGGGACTGTGGGGCGGAGCACGTGGAGGTGAACCCCGTGAGCGTGCTCAGCGGCGAGGAGTGCTGTCAGACGGAGGCCGTGTCCACCCGCATGCTGCCCAGCAGCGCGCCGTTCCAGCTGCA GTTGGACGCTGGCGAGTGGATCAGTCAGACTAAAAACGGCGTCCGTGCCGCCCGCGCTTTGACCCTAGTAGAGCTCAGAACCCGGTCCGACACGCTGCGACCCAACGTTTCACCTCAAACTACCTCCCTGCCAGCTGTGAG AGTTCCTTCAAACTGTCACAGAGATCTGAAGCTAGTGGCTTTCGATCCGGACGGGGACGAGGTCCGGTGCAGATATGCAGCGGCGCCGGAGTGTTTGGACTGCACGCCGCCGTCTGTCCTCAGCCTCTCCTCT TCCTGCACTCTGTCCTTCAGACCCACCGGCGCCGGTGCTGAAGGTCCGTACGTGGTGcagctgatgatggaggacttccCCAGGCAGAACGTTACGCTGACCCACACCGACGGGTCACGGGAGGTCAAAACCAGCAAACACGCCATCAGCAAAGTGCCAGTCCAGTTCGTTCTTTGGG TGGATCCTGCAGCACCGGAGTGCACAGAGGGAATCTACGTCCCCCAGTACCTCCCTCCAACCCTGCCTGACGGCGCCGAGCTCTACATCCCCGCCAACAAGGAGGTGGAGATCACCGTCACGGCACATTCGCAAACTTCCAC CATCTCTGAGCTGCTGTTCAGTGGACCACACGGCGCAACCAGCATCGGTCAGGACGTCATGGGACCGGGAGTCTTCGTCCTGAAGTGGACCCCGTCAGAGAGAGAAACCGGAACAAGCCACCCCTTCTGTTATGCCGTCAGAGCACTTTACAA ggGAGACGGGTTTGAGTCCAGACAGCAGTGTGTCATTGTGAACGTCG TTCCACCTGCAGAGCACCACATTGCTCCACGAGCCGTTCAACAAATTTCTGCTCCGTATC AAATTTTTGGAGTTAAAGTGAGAGTCTCGACTTCTGGTGCTCTGACGATGGCCGACTTGGAATCAGCCCGTCAGCAG GCTCTAAACTTGCTGATATCCGTTGGTTACCTGCCGTCTGACAGCAGTGTGGACCTAGTGAGCAGCTCTCCGTCCATAAAGTGA